One genomic window of Devosia salina includes the following:
- a CDS encoding ribose-phosphate diphosphokinase — MNPIAVFAGSSHPELAREICMQLGVPLQPTAIKRFSNDCLEVQLQANCREQDVFLIQTLSAPVQDHLVELLLMLDAARGASAARITAVIPHYAYARSDKKDAPRISIGGRMVADLLATAGANRVVTMTLHSPQVHGFFSVPVDHLHALGELAAYFQRYDLSNAVVVSPDLGNAKAAAAFARRLGTPVAAGAKERISDTKVHISAIIGDVRDRDVIVLDDEIASGGSMIELMAHLRSNGARSIRIACTHGIFAGRALERLCAERDLSEIVCTNTLPIAQQHAGDKLTVLSLAPALAEAMRRINNGESVSALFHDVPRPDRAAAE; from the coding sequence ATGAACCCGATTGCCGTGTTCGCAGGCAGTTCGCATCCTGAGCTGGCGCGGGAAATCTGCATGCAGCTGGGTGTCCCGCTGCAGCCGACGGCCATCAAGCGCTTTTCCAATGACTGCCTGGAAGTGCAATTGCAGGCCAATTGCCGCGAGCAGGATGTGTTCCTCATCCAGACGCTCAGCGCCCCCGTGCAGGATCATCTGGTCGAATTGCTGCTGATGCTGGATGCGGCGCGTGGTGCCTCGGCGGCACGCATAACGGCGGTCATCCCGCACTATGCCTATGCCCGTTCCGACAAGAAGGACGCGCCGCGTATTTCCATCGGTGGGAGAATGGTGGCCGACCTGCTGGCAACGGCGGGCGCCAATCGCGTGGTCACCATGACCCTGCATTCACCCCAGGTACACGGCTTCTTCAGCGTGCCGGTGGACCATCTGCATGCACTGGGCGAACTGGCTGCGTATTTTCAGCGCTATGACCTGAGCAATGCCGTGGTGGTGTCTCCAGACCTGGGCAATGCCAAGGCTGCGGCCGCGTTTGCGCGGCGGCTGGGCACGCCCGTGGCCGCGGGCGCCAAGGAGCGGATCAGTGACACCAAGGTGCATATTTCGGCAATTATCGGTGATGTCCGGGATCGCGATGTGATCGTTCTGGATGACGAGATTGCCAGTGGCGGCTCGATGATCGAACTCATGGCGCATCTGCGGTCCAATGGCGCCCGCTCGATCCGCATTGCCTGCACGCATGGCATCTTTGCCGGCCGGGCGCTGGAAAGGCTTTGTGCCGAACGCGACTTGAGCGAGATCGTTTGCACCAATACCCTGCCGATCGCACAGCAACATGCCGGGGACAAGCTGACCGTGCTGTCGCTGGCACCCGCGCTGGCAGAGGCCATGCGGCGGATCAACAACGGTGAGTCGGTCAGCGCGTTGTTCCACGATGTGCCCCGTCCGGATCGTGCTGCGGCCGAATAG
- a CDS encoding NADP-dependent malic enzyme, with the protein MSTDINEQRKALRDAALHFHEFPKPGKLEIQPLKPLGNQRDLALAYSPGVAAPCEEIAQTPEAVARYTSRQNLVAVISNGTAVLGLGNIGALASKPVMEGKAVLFKKFAGIDVFDLEIDEINPQKFIDAVAPLWPTFGGINLEDIRAPDCFEIEENLRERMPIPVFHDDQHGTAIIVGAAVLNGLELAGKKISDVKICTSGAGAAAIACLNVLVALGARHENIWVADKDGLVTHKRNDVNDKWRGQFRRTSEATTLAEVIDGADVFLGLSAAGALKPEMLAKMAPKPLILALANPNPEIMPEVAKETRPDAMVCTGRSDYPNQVNNVLCFPFIFRGALDVHATTINEEMKLAAVRAIAKLAHEPGLEVSPSGAPAVYGPEHIIPNPFDQRLILRIAPAVARAAMESGVAKKPIEDWDAYLDSLNRFVFRSGLVMKPIIDRAQGQGKRIAFADGEDERVLRAAQVLLEEGIARPILIGRPAVLEARIERFGLSIQPGRDFEVINPEDDPRYRDYVNLFHSLVGRNGVTPDTARTIVRTNTTVIGALALKRGEADAMLCGLQGRYIKHVRDIRSIVGLQPGVTEASALSMLIMPRGAFFLTDTYVSQNPSADEIVSITLQARDHLKRFNIEAKAALLSYSNFGSRDGDSAYKMREAYTKLKAIAPDMIVEGEMQGDLALNEALRERYIPDTVLKGEANLLVFPDLDAANLSMTLLKEMNNGLAVGPILMGMQAPAHILAPSVTSRGIVNMAAIAANEALGAAK; encoded by the coding sequence GTGTCCACCGATATCAACGAACAGCGCAAGGCACTTCGGGACGCTGCGCTGCATTTTCATGAGTTTCCCAAGCCCGGCAAGCTGGAGATCCAGCCGCTGAAGCCGCTCGGCAACCAGCGCGACCTGGCCTTGGCCTATTCTCCAGGTGTCGCTGCGCCCTGCGAGGAAATCGCCCAGACGCCAGAAGCGGTCGCGCGTTACACGTCACGCCAGAACCTGGTGGCGGTCATTTCGAATGGCACGGCCGTGCTGGGCCTCGGAAATATCGGCGCTCTGGCTTCCAAGCCGGTGATGGAAGGCAAGGCGGTCCTCTTCAAGAAGTTCGCTGGCATTGATGTGTTCGATCTCGAGATCGACGAGATCAACCCGCAGAAGTTCATCGATGCGGTCGCGCCACTCTGGCCGACCTTTGGCGGCATCAATCTCGAGGATATTCGCGCTCCTGATTGTTTCGAAATCGAGGAAAACCTGCGCGAGCGCATGCCGATCCCGGTCTTTCACGACGACCAGCACGGCACCGCAATCATCGTGGGCGCAGCGGTGCTCAATGGGCTGGAACTGGCTGGCAAGAAGATCAGCGACGTCAAGATCTGCACGTCCGGGGCAGGGGCGGCGGCCATTGCCTGCCTCAACGTGCTCGTGGCCCTTGGCGCCAGGCATGAGAACATCTGGGTTGCGGACAAGGATGGCCTGGTCACGCACAAGCGCAATGACGTCAATGACAAGTGGCGTGGCCAGTTCCGCCGCACCAGCGAAGCCACCACGCTGGCCGAAGTCATCGACGGCGCCGACGTGTTCCTGGGCCTGTCCGCCGCCGGCGCATTGAAGCCCGAAATGCTGGCGAAGATGGCACCCAAGCCATTGATCCTGGCGCTCGCCAATCCCAATCCCGAGATCATGCCGGAGGTGGCCAAGGAGACCCGGCCCGACGCCATGGTCTGCACGGGACGGTCGGACTATCCCAACCAGGTCAATAACGTCCTCTGCTTCCCATTCATCTTCCGCGGCGCGCTCGACGTCCACGCCACCACCATCAACGAAGAGATGAAGCTGGCGGCCGTGCGGGCCATCGCCAAGTTGGCGCATGAACCGGGGTTGGAAGTGTCGCCCTCCGGCGCGCCGGCCGTTTACGGTCCGGAACACATCATCCCCAATCCTTTCGATCAGCGTCTGATCCTGCGCATCGCGCCGGCGGTGGCTCGGGCCGCAATGGAATCGGGTGTCGCCAAGAAGCCGATCGAAGACTGGGACGCCTATCTCGACAGCCTCAACCGCTTTGTGTTCCGCTCCGGCCTCGTCATGAAGCCGATCATCGACCGGGCACAGGGGCAGGGCAAGCGCATCGCCTTTGCCGATGGCGAGGACGAACGCGTATTGCGGGCCGCACAGGTTCTGCTCGAGGAAGGCATTGCCCGTCCCATCCTGATCGGTCGCCCCGCCGTGCTGGAGGCGCGCATTGAGCGTTTCGGCCTGTCTATCCAGCCGGGGCGGGATTTCGAGGTCATCAACCCCGAAGACGATCCACGCTACCGGGACTATGTGAACCTCTTCCACTCGCTGGTGGGCCGCAACGGGGTGACACCGGACACGGCGCGCACCATCGTACGCACCAATACCACCGTGATCGGCGCGCTGGCGCTCAAGCGCGGTGAGGCCGACGCGATGCTTTGTGGCCTTCAGGGCCGTTACATCAAGCATGTTCGGGACATTCGCTCGATCGTCGGGCTGCAACCTGGTGTCACCGAGGCCTCGGCGCTGTCCATGCTGATCATGCCGCGCGGCGCGTTCTTCCTCACCGACACCTATGTGAGCCAGAATCCGAGCGCCGACGAGATCGTCTCCATCACGCTGCAGGCCCGCGACCACCTCAAGCGCTTCAACATCGAGGCGAAGGCCGCGCTGCTGAGCTATTCCAATTTCGGGTCGCGCGACGGCGACAGCGCCTACAAGATGCGGGAGGCCTATACCAAGCTGAAGGCCATTGCACCGGACATGATCGTCGAGGGCGAGATGCAGGGTGACCTGGCGCTGAACGAGGCCCTGCGCGAGCGCTATATTCCCGATACCGTGCTCAAGGGCGAAGCCAATCTATTGGTGTTCCCTGACCTTGATGCTGCCAATCTGTCGATGACCCTGCTCAAGGAGATGAACAACGGCCTGGCTGTCGGCCCAATCCTGATGGGCATGCAGGCGCCGGCGCATATCCTGGCGCCCTCGGTCACCAGCCGCGGCATTGTCAACATGGCGGCAATTGCGGCCAATGAAGCGCTCGGGGCGGCGAAGTGA
- a CDS encoding pyruvate dehydrogenase complex E1 component subunit beta, which translates to MPQILMPALSPTMEEGKLAKWIVKVGDKVRSGDVLAEIETDKATMEVESVDEGTVTEILVAEGTESVKVNTPIALVLAEGETADSAAAPVAETAPEPAEAPVAAAEKAAEAAPAAAAVPAAPKFEPQADPDLPEGVEMVELTVRQALNEAMAEEMRLDKDVFIMGEEVAEYQGAYKVTQGLLQEFGKDRVIDTPITEHGFAGLAVGAAFAGLKPIVEFMTWNFAMQAIDQIINSAAKQLYMSGGQVKAPMVFRGPNGAAARVGAQHSQDYSAWYSHVPGLTVIAPYSAADAKGLLKAAIRSPNPVVFLENEILYGSTGLVPKVDDFVLPIGKARIARKGADVTIVSFSMGMRYATQATEKLVAAGIDVELIDLRTLRPLDIDTVIESVKKTGRLVTVEEGWPQGGIGSEISARVMEGAFDYLDAPVTRVTGKDVPMPYAANLEKLALPNVDEVIAAVNAVTYRS; encoded by the coding sequence ATGCCCCAAATCCTCATGCCCGCTTTGTCGCCGACCATGGAAGAAGGCAAGCTTGCCAAATGGATCGTCAAGGTCGGTGACAAGGTGAGGTCCGGCGATGTGCTGGCCGAAATCGAAACCGACAAGGCGACCATGGAAGTCGAGTCGGTGGATGAAGGCACCGTCACGGAAATCCTGGTCGCCGAAGGCACCGAAAGCGTGAAGGTCAACACCCCGATCGCCCTGGTGCTTGCCGAAGGCGAGACGGCCGACAGCGCCGCGGCGCCGGTGGCGGAAACCGCACCGGAACCGGCCGAGGCGCCGGTTGCTGCCGCTGAAAAGGCCGCCGAGGCGGCTCCAGCCGCTGCCGCTGTGCCCGCAGCGCCGAAGTTCGAGCCGCAGGCCGATCCGGATCTGCCCGAAGGCGTGGAAATGGTCGAGTTGACGGTGCGTCAGGCGCTGAACGAGGCCATGGCCGAGGAAATGCGGCTCGACAAGGACGTCTTCATCATGGGTGAAGAGGTCGCCGAATATCAGGGCGCCTACAAGGTGACCCAGGGCCTGTTGCAGGAATTCGGCAAGGACCGCGTCATCGATACCCCGATCACCGAGCATGGTTTTGCCGGTCTCGCCGTCGGTGCGGCCTTTGCGGGCCTGAAGCCCATCGTCGAATTCATGACCTGGAATTTTGCCATGCAGGCGATTGACCAGATCATCAACTCGGCTGCCAAGCAGCTCTATATGTCGGGCGGACAGGTCAAGGCGCCCATGGTGTTCCGCGGCCCCAACGGCGCCGCCGCCCGCGTGGGTGCGCAGCACAGCCAGGATTATTCGGCATGGTACAGCCACGTTCCGGGCCTCACCGTCATCGCGCCCTATAGCGCCGCCGACGCCAAGGGCCTGCTCAAGGCCGCCATCCGTTCGCCCAATCCGGTGGTGTTCCTCGAAAACGAAATCCTCTACGGCTCGACTGGCCTCGTGCCCAAGGTCGACGATTTCGTGCTGCCCATCGGCAAGGCCCGCATTGCCCGCAAGGGTGCGGATGTCACCATCGTGTCCTTCTCGATGGGCATGCGCTACGCCACCCAGGCCACCGAAAAGCTGGTCGCAGCCGGCATTGATGTGGAACTGATCGACCTGCGTACACTGCGCCCGCTCGACATCGACACGGTGATCGAGTCGGTCAAGAAGACCGGCCGCCTGGTGACGGTCGAGGAGGGGTGGCCGCAGGGCGGTATCGGCTCGGAGATTTCGGCCCGCGTCATGGAAGGCGCATTCGACTATCTCGACGCGCCGGTCACCCGAGTCACCGGCAAGGACGTGCCCATGCCCTATGCCGCCAACCTCGAAAAGCTGGCGCTGCCCAACGTTGATGAAGTGATCGCGGCGGTCAACGCCGTGACCTATCGCTCGTAA
- the pdhA gene encoding pyruvate dehydrogenase (acetyl-transferring) E1 component subunit alpha, which translates to MARKATATKAKTQPNVPQFTQEQDLEAFREMLLIRRFEEKAGQMYGMGLIGGFCHLYIGQEAVVTGITMASEKGKDAQITGYRDHGHMLVMGLDPKGVMAELTGRQGGLSKGKGGSMHMFSNEHRFYGGNGIVGAQVSLGTGLAFASKYSGDGSVSIAYFGDGAANQGQVYESFNMAKLWNLPVVYIIENNKYAMGTSIERAAATTDFSMRGASFNIPGEQVDGMDVRMVYDAAQRAIEHARSGKGPYILEMLTYRYRGHSMSDPAKYRSKDEVTKYRQERDPIEQVRARLLEGGSITEEELKKIETEIRAIVTEAADFATNDPEPDAAELWTDITIEA; encoded by the coding sequence ATGGCGCGCAAGGCGACGGCCACCAAGGCCAAGACGCAGCCCAATGTCCCCCAGTTCACCCAGGAACAGGATCTCGAAGCTTTCCGCGAGATGCTGCTGATCCGCCGCTTCGAGGAAAAGGCCGGCCAGATGTATGGCATGGGCCTGATCGGCGGCTTCTGCCATCTCTATATCGGGCAGGAAGCGGTCGTGACCGGCATCACCATGGCCAGCGAGAAGGGCAAGGACGCCCAGATCACCGGCTATCGTGACCATGGGCACATGCTGGTCATGGGCCTTGATCCCAAGGGCGTGATGGCCGAGCTGACCGGCCGTCAGGGCGGCCTTTCCAAGGGCAAGGGCGGCTCGATGCACATGTTCTCCAACGAGCATCGCTTCTATGGCGGCAATGGCATCGTCGGCGCGCAGGTTTCCCTGGGCACCGGTCTGGCCTTTGCATCCAAATATTCCGGCGACGGTTCGGTCTCCATTGCCTATTTCGGCGATGGTGCTGCCAATCAGGGCCAGGTCTATGAGAGCTTCAACATGGCCAAGCTCTGGAACCTGCCGGTGGTCTACATCATCGAGAACAACAAATATGCCATGGGGACGTCGATCGAGCGCGCGGCGGCGACGACCGATTTTTCCATGCGCGGCGCCTCGTTCAATATTCCCGGCGAGCAGGTCGACGGGATGGATGTGCGCATGGTCTACGACGCGGCTCAACGCGCTATCGAGCATGCCCGTTCGGGCAAGGGCCCCTATATCCTCGAAATGCTGACCTACCGCTATCGCGGCCACTCCATGTCCGATCCGGCCAAGTACCGGTCCAAGGACGAGGTGACGAAGTACCGTCAGGAGCGTGACCCGATCGAGCAGGTGCGGGCGCGGCTGCTCGAGGGCGGTTCGATCACCGAGGAAGAGCTCAAGAAGATCGAGACCGAAATCCGTGCCATCGTCACCGAGGCGGCCGATTTCGCGACCAATGACCCCGAGCCCGATGCTGCCGAGCTCTGGACCGATATCACCATCGAAGCCTGA
- a CDS encoding pyruvate dehydrogenase complex dihydrolipoamide acetyltransferase, translated as MPIDITMPALSPTMEEGKLAKWHVKEGDSVSSGDVIAEIETDKATMEVEAVDEGKIGKILVAEGTDNVKVNAVIAVLLQEGEDASAIGTAAPAPKAEAPKAEAPKAAEPAPAPAAAPAPAAKTEAPKPAATPAKADGGRVFASPLAKRLAKEAGIDVAAISGTGPKGRVVKSDVEAAKSGKTPLKAAASAASAAAASGGAAMAGGLSKAQVLALYEEGTYELVPADGMRKTIAARLTESKQTVPHFYLTVDCRIDSLLAAREQINATAPKSKDGKPEFKLSVNDFVMKAWAIALQRVPLANATWAGDSILYHKRSDVAVAVAIPGGLFTPVVKSCDTKSLREISEAVKDLATRARNKKLMPHEYQGGASSVSNLGMFGIKDFAAVINPPHGTILAVGVGEERVYPDKGEIKIGQFMTCTLSCDHRSVDGALGAEVLGVFKGLIENPVMMLA; from the coding sequence ATGCCAATTGATATAACTATGCCGGCGCTCTCTCCGACGATGGAAGAGGGCAAGCTTGCCAAGTGGCACGTCAAGGAAGGCGACAGCGTTTCCTCCGGTGACGTGATCGCCGAGATCGAGACCGACAAGGCCACGATGGAAGTCGAGGCCGTCGACGAGGGCAAAATCGGCAAGATTCTCGTCGCTGAAGGCACCGACAATGTGAAGGTCAATGCCGTCATCGCCGTGCTGCTGCAGGAAGGCGAGGACGCCAGTGCCATTGGCACGGCCGCTCCGGCACCGAAGGCGGAAGCGCCCAAGGCTGAGGCGCCCAAGGCCGCAGAGCCTGCGCCCGCTCCCGCCGCCGCCCCGGCGCCGGCAGCAAAGACCGAGGCGCCAAAACCTGCCGCGACACCGGCCAAGGCCGATGGCGGCCGCGTTTTCGCGTCGCCGCTGGCCAAGCGCCTCGCCAAGGAAGCTGGCATCGATGTGGCCGCCATTTCCGGCACCGGCCCCAAGGGCCGCGTCGTAAAGTCGGACGTGGAAGCCGCCAAGTCGGGCAAGACACCGCTCAAGGCTGCTGCATCTGCCGCTTCGGCCGCTGCCGCATCGGGTGGCGCCGCCATGGCCGGCGGGCTCAGCAAGGCCCAGGTGCTGGCGCTCTATGAGGAAGGCACCTACGAGCTGGTTCCGGCCGATGGCATGCGCAAGACCATCGCGGCGCGCCTGACCGAGTCCAAGCAGACTGTGCCGCATTTCTACCTGACGGTGGATTGCAGGATCGACTCCCTGCTGGCCGCCCGCGAGCAGATCAATGCGACGGCGCCCAAGTCCAAGGACGGCAAGCCGGAATTCAAGCTTTCGGTCAATGACTTCGTGATGAAGGCCTGGGCCATTGCCTTGCAGCGCGTGCCGCTTGCAAACGCCACTTGGGCGGGGGATTCGATCCTCTATCACAAGCGAAGCGACGTTGCGGTGGCTGTGGCTATTCCGGGCGGCCTCTTCACTCCCGTGGTCAAGAGCTGCGACACCAAGAGCCTGCGCGAGATTTCCGAGGCCGTGAAGGACCTCGCGACCCGTGCCCGCAACAAGAAACTGATGCCGCACGAATATCAGGGCGGTGCTTCGTCGGTCTCGAACCTGGGCATGTTCGGCATCAAGGACTTTGCTGCGGTGATCAACCCGCCGCATGGCACGATCCTGGCCGTCGGCGTGGGCGAGGAACGTGTCTATCCCGACAAGGGTGAGATCAAGATCGGCCAGTTCATGACCTGCACGCTCTCCTGTGATCATCGCTCGGTCGACGGTGCTCTGGGGGCCGAAGTGCTGGGCGTGTTCAAGGGCCTGATCGAAAATCCGGTGATGATGCTGGCTTAG
- a CDS encoding FtsB family cell division protein gives MPTRLKRPPFWRPLALTVALLGFQAYLGYSAISGQFGIESREEILADIEVLEDRSAALQAEIDAYRHRVSLMNPQHLDPDLVTERARALLNMANADDILVMVNPDTGKPISGQFVELIDNQLISIIEADSTL, from the coding sequence ATGCCCACCCGTCTCAAACGTCCCCCATTCTGGCGTCCACTGGCTCTGACGGTGGCGCTGCTCGGCTTTCAGGCCTATCTGGGATACTCGGCGATCTCCGGGCAGTTCGGCATCGAAAGCCGCGAGGAGATACTTGCGGATATCGAGGTTCTCGAGGACCGCAGTGCTGCCCTGCAGGCGGAGATCGACGCCTACAGGCATCGCGTTTCGCTGATGAACCCGCAGCATCTGGATCCGGACCTCGTCACCGAGCGGGCGCGCGCCTTGCTCAACATGGCCAATGCCGATGACATTCTGGTGATGGTGAATCCCGATACGGGTAAACCAATTTCCGGTCAATTCGTAGAATTAATCGATAATCAGTTAATCTCGATTATTGAAGCGGATTCAACGCTCTAA